TTTTGTTCTTGTTCCATGCTGGAAAAAATCAGGTGGTTATATAGTTAGACACAGATTTCCGGCCGTCCAGTTAAGACAGTCGGAAATTTTTTTAAAAAATAATTATTTGCGCGCAAGTGGTAAGCGGAATGGTTTACGCAGGTCGATGGCCGACCCCAGTTTCTTCAGCGCGATGGTGATCTGGGCGTTCACCGTATTGATGGATATATCGAGTACTTCCGCCACTTCGCGGTACGAAAGGCCGTCTTCCTTCACCAGTTTGAAAATAAGCCGGCAGCGCAGCGGCAGTTCATTGACCGCCTGCTCGATCTGGCGCAGGTTTTCGCGGCTGATGAGGGATTCTTCGGGAGATACGACGCAGGGCATGAGCGTGGCGTGCTGGTCTTCCAGCTCTTCGTAAGGAATAACGGAACGGGAGGTGTGGTTCAGGGCGGTATTGCGGACTGCGGTGTAAAGGTATGTTTGGAAGTAATGGATGTCCAGGAGGCGGGCGCGTTGTTGCCAGAGTTTGACGAACACATCGGCCACTACTTCTTCGGCTTCTTCGCGGGAGCGCACGAGGGCGGTGGCGAAATAAATGAGGCGGTCGCTGTAATAGGAAAAGAGCTGGCCGAAAGCCAACTGGTCACTGTTCTTCGCGATTCTTTCCAACAACTGCTCCATCCGCGGAATTTAATAACGTAGATATGCAAGTTACGGGACGAAGCGACGCATTCCTGATATGATCTTCACATTGAAATCCTGTTTTTTCACCATATTGCTGTCCGTTCTTTATGCAAGCGATTGCAAATGAGGACTCCTGTCGTTATACTTCCGGTTGCGGTCATACGAAGCCTTTTGGGATTCAAAAAGAATACTTATTTCTGACTATGTACAAAATATTGGTTTCCAATCTCCGGAACGACAAACATTTATCCTGCGTTAATATGTGCCAGCAAATCAACACATTGTGCTTAATCTTTATACCAAAAACCTGCTTTTAGATGTGTAAAAGCCGCTGAATGGCTACCCTGCGCGATTTCCAAAGTTGTTCAGTTCTTTATCCACATATGGGGGTAACTTATGAGTTTGTTCAGGGGGTTTGATCATTACATTTGCACACAGTTCTTGACAACGTTGTGCTGGCTTCCGAACGTTTCCGACGAAAGGAATTAAAAGGGAACTGTGTGAGAATCACGGGCAGACGCGCTACTGTAACCCCCTGTAATGCCGGTTTCTTCAAACTGCCACTGCTTCGCCTCAAAACGGAGCGGGAAGGCCCGCCCGGCAAGGGATAGCCAGGAGACCTGCCAGCACATCGGACAACGTCATAACCTTCGCGATTCAAGGTATTGGCTGATGGCCCCTGCTACCTTCCTTACGAGGATAACGGACCTCCGTCACCCTTCGAATCACGTTCAATATTGGCAACTATAACTGGTTAACCATATAAAAAAAATTGTATGAATAACGAGAACGAGATACTACTGAAGGAAAACAAAGACAGGTTCGTACTCCTGCCTATCAACTACCCCGCCATCTGGGAACAGTACAAACGCCACGAAGCCAGCTTCTGGACCGCCGAGGAAATCGACCTGTCGGGCGACCTGGCCGACTGGGCCAAACTGAACGACGGCGAACGCCACTTCATCACCCACGTACTGGCATTCTTCGCCGCGTCCGACGGGATCGTGAACGAGAACCTGGCCGTTAACTTCATGAGCGAAGTGCAGATCCCCGAAGCCCGCTGCTTCTATGGTTTCCAGATCATGATGGAAAACATCCACTCCGAAACCTATGCCCTGCTCATCGATACATATGTGAAAGACCCCGTTGAAAAGGATCGTCTTTTCCACGCCATAGAAACCGTGCCGGCCGTGAAGAAAAAAGCCGAATGGGCCCTCCGCTGGATCGAGAACGGCACCTTCGCGGAACGCCTCGTGGCATTCGCCGCCGTGGAAGGCATCTTCTTCTCCGGCTCCTTCTGCTCCATCTTCTGGTTGAAAAAACGCGGCCTCATGCCCGGGCTCACCTTCTCCAACGAGCTGATCTCCCGCGACGAAGGCCTCCACTGCGAATTCGCCTGCCTGCTGTATTCCATGCTCGAAGGCAAAATGAGCGAAAAACAGGTACACGAAATCATCTCCGACGCCGTTTCCATCGAGAAAGAATTCATCACCGAAGCCCTCCCCGCAGCGCTCATCGGAATGAACGCCGATCTCATGAAACAATATATCGAATTCGTAGCCGACAGATGGCTCGTGGCACTCGGTTGCAGCAAAATCTACAACAGCGCCAACCCCTTCGATTTCATGGAAATGATCTCGCTCCAGGGCAAAACCAACTTCTTCGAAAAACGCGTGGGCGACTACCAGAAAGCCGGCGTAATGGGCGAAAAAGGAACACAAACCTTCAGCCTCGACGAAGATTTCTAGTCAATTCACATAACCTCAATCAGCCATATTCAATTTTTTCACCCACTAAATTCACCACACTATGTTCGTTATAAAAAGAGACGGCAGAAAAGAAACTGTCAAGTTCGACAAGATTACGGCAAGGGTAGAGAAGCTGTGTTACGGACTTGCGCCGGAATACGTTGATTCAATAGATGTAGCGAAGAAAGTGATCCAGGGATTGTATGACGGCGTTACCACCAGCGAGCTCGACAACCTCGCCGCGGAAACCGCAGCGTCCCTGACAACCAAGCACCCGGACTACGCGCAGCTCGCTTCCCGCATCGCGGTGAGCAACCTGCATAAAAATACTCTGAAGTCGTTCTCCAAAACGATGAAGAAACTGTACGAATATGTGGACCCCAAGACCGGTAAAAACGCCGGCCTGCTGGGCGACGACGTATGGGAGATCATCAAAAAGAACGCGGAGATCCTCGACTCCACCATCATTTACGACCGCGACTTCGCATTCGATTACTTCGGTTTCAAAACGCTGGAACGCTCTTACCTCCTGAAAGTGGACGGCAAGATCGCCGAGCGCCCGCAGCACATGTTCATGCGCGTGGCCGTTGGCATCCACAAAGAAGACATCGACTCCGCCATCAAAACTTACGAGCTGATGAGCGAGCGCTGGTTCACGCATGCCACGCCCACCCTGTTCAACGCCGGCACCCCCAAACCGCAGATGAGCTCCTGCTTCCTGCTGACCATGAAGGGCGACAGCATCGATGGCATTTACGACACCCTGAAGCAGACCGCCAAGATCTCCCAGAGCGCAGGCGGCATCGGCCTCAGCATCCATAACATCCGGGCTACCGGCTCCTACATCAGCGGTACCAACGGTACTTCCAACGGCATCATCCCCATGCTGCGCGTGTTCAACGACACCGCACGGTACGTGGACCAGGGCGGCGGCAAGCGCAAAGGCGCATTCGCCATCTACCTGGAGCCCTGGCACGCCGACGTGTTCGAGTTCCTGGACCTGCGCAAGAACCACGGTAAAGAAGAAATGCGCGCCCGCGACCTCTTCTACGCCCTCTGGATGCCCGACCTGTTCATGAAGCGCGTGGAAGAAAACGGCGACTGGAGCCTCTTCTGCCCTCATGAAGCACCCGGACTGGCCGATTGCTGGGGCGAGGAATTCGAGAAACTGTACGAAAAATACGAATCCGAAAACCGCCAGCGAAAAACCGTGAAGGCGCAGGATCTGTGGTTCGCTATCCTCGACGCACAAATCGAGACCGGCACGCCTTACCTGCTGTATAAAGACTCCGCCAACCGCAAGTCCAACCAGCAGAACCTGGGCACCATCAAATCCTCCAACCTCTGCACCGAGATCATCGAATACACCGCCGAAGACGAAGTCGCCGTGTGCAACCTCGCTTCCCTGGCGCTGCCCCGTTTCGTGATCGACGGCAAGTTCGACCACAAACGCCTGTATGATGTTACCTACCAGGCTACCATCAACCTGAACAGGATCATCGACCAGAATTATTACCCGGTAGATGAAGCCCGCAACTCCAACCTCCGCCACCGCCCCATCGGCCTCGGCGTGCAGGGCCTGGCCGACGCGTTCTTCCTCCTCCGTTATCCCTTCGAAAGCGAGCAGGCGCAACAGCTGAACAAAGAAATCTTTGAAACGATCTACTTCGCTTCGCTGACCGCTTCCAAAGACCTCGCCATCACTGAAGGTAAATACGCTTCCTACGAAGGATCGCCCATTTCCAAAGGCATCCTGCAATACGACATGTGGAACGTGCAGCCCTCCGACCGTTGGGACTGGACCGGCCTGAAAGCCGAAATCAAACAGCACGGCGTGCGCAACTCCCTGCTGCTGGCGCCCATGCCCACCGCTTCCACTTCCCAGATCCTGGGCAACAACGAGTGCTTCGAGCCATATACTTCCAACATCTACACCCGCCGCGTGCTGAGCGGAGAGTTCGTAGTGGTGAACAAACACCTGTTGAAAGACCTCGTGGAGCTCGGCCTGTGGGACAACGATATGAAGAACAAGATCATCGCGGCGAACGGCTCTATCCAGGGCATCCCCGAGATCCCTTCCAATATCAAGGAACTGTACAAAACCGTTTGGGAGATCAAGCAGCGTACGATCATCGACATGGCGGCCGACCGCGGCGCGTTCATCTGCCAGTCGCAATCCCTCAACCTGTTTGTAGACAAACCGTCCGCTTCCAAGCTCACTTCCATGCACTTCTACGCCTGGAAGAAAGGCCTCAAGACCGGTATGTACTACCTCCGTACCCAGGCTGCGGCACAAGCCGTTCAGTTTACGGTGGAAAAACAAGGCGGCCAGAACATGGTTCCCGTATTACCTGCCGAAGGCGGTTCCGAAATGGAAATCGTGGAAGGCGCGGTATGCACCATGGAAGAAGGTTGCGTAACTTGCAGCGCGTAAGTATTATTCATTGCAGATAATAAAACCAGGCCCGGGAGCTTTTGCTTCCGGGCTTTTTTTATCGTGATCATTTCACCCGGAGGCCCGTCATCCCGCATCCCCGGAATGTAATTCCACCTTCCTCCAACGGCAGTTAGCAACCGGTTACTTAGCCCCTGCCATCAAATCCGGTAATTTTCCAGCCCCAAACATTCAGCCATTATGTTACCTGAGAATTTAAGCGGGCTCAGCGATTTGTGGATCCTGAAAACCCTTTACCAGGGCGTCCGCAGTACGCACCCCTCGCTTGTAAAATGGATAGAAACGGATTTCGCTTCGGATGAAATCGACAATGAATTCGTGATGGACATGGTCCTTCATTCCCTGCAATTCCTCGAAGAAGCGCTGGTGCTATCGCCGGATGAGTCGCTTGTCCGCAACAGCGAGCCTGAGATCAGGGCGAGCCTCGCCGACATGGACATGGTCACCGTTTGGGTGAAAGACATCGGCACCGCCCGGAACCTCTACCGTTCAGAAGCCGCCATCAAATCCATTCACTGCCTGTACAAAACAATGGCCGCCTGCTTCTTCGAAAACCGGCAAAACTTCCCGCACGAAATCGCAGGAACAGCCCTGCTGGCCGCTTTCGCGGGAAGCGGGCTTGTAGTCGAAAGCACCGCGGCCAACATCACCGAATTGTTTGTCGACCGCGGGAAAGTAACGGTAAAGGATTGGGAAGAATGGCATGAGATCACCCGGGACGAGGGGCTCGACGATATCTTCAGCGCGTTTGTCCGGGAGATAGAAAAGAAAGCCCGGTTGCAGGGCGTGAAAAGATAAGTATAGAGATATGAATACGATTTGCCTGTAATTAATCCCGCAACGCCGCAACTTCCTTCATCACCGCCCCCTCGTCCATCGCGCCCTGGATAAATTTGCGATACTTTTTACCGGGATGGATGAACAACGTGGCCGGCAGGCTTCCTTTCCACTGCGCGTCGATCAGCGGGGCGTATTTGTTGGCATTGCTTTCCTCCATCCACCACACTTCACCGCTCAAACCGAGCTTGCTCACAAACGATTCGATCTGGTGCGGATAAGCTTCATCGAGATCCAGGCTCAGATACACGAATTGTATGCCGGGATTTTGCTTCGCCGCTTTTTCGAAATAAGGCAGCTCCTCCACGCATGGCGCGCACCAGGTAGCCCAGAGGTTCACCACCATCGGGGAATCCGTCCGGGCCAGACGCGCCTCCAGCTCCGCAGGACTTACGCGGGTGACGGCCGTCGCCATCCAAAGGCTCCATATGAAAAAACAGGTGCTCATAATTCTTCCACCGGGAATTTCCAGTGGGTCAGCAGCTCCAGCCGCCGCGCTTCGGGGAGCGACGGCGTATTGTATTGCCCCGCGGCATCCTTCTGCCGCATGGCTTCATATATACTGACAGCCGCCGCCACGGATATATTCAAGGATTTGATGATCCCCATCATCGGGATTACGAAATTACCATCCG
Above is a genomic segment from Chitinophaga pollutisoli containing:
- a CDS encoding RNA polymerase sigma-70 factor; this translates as MEQLLERIAKNSDQLAFGQLFSYYSDRLIYFATALVRSREEAEEVVADVFVKLWQQRARLLDIHYFQTYLYTAVRNTALNHTSRSVIPYEELEDQHATLMPCVVSPEESLISRENLRQIEQAVNELPLRCRLIFKLVKEDGLSYREVAEVLDISINTVNAQITIALKKLGSAIDLRKPFRLPLARK
- a CDS encoding ribonucleoside-diphosphate reductase small subunit; the encoded protein is MNNENEILLKENKDRFVLLPINYPAIWEQYKRHEASFWTAEEIDLSGDLADWAKLNDGERHFITHVLAFFAASDGIVNENLAVNFMSEVQIPEARCFYGFQIMMENIHSETYALLIDTYVKDPVEKDRLFHAIETVPAVKKKAEWALRWIENGTFAERLVAFAAVEGIFFSGSFCSIFWLKKRGLMPGLTFSNELISRDEGLHCEFACLLYSMLEGKMSEKQVHEIISDAVSIEKEFITEALPAALIGMNADLMKQYIEFVADRWLVALGCSKIYNSANPFDFMEMISLQGKTNFFEKRVGDYQKAGVMGEKGTQTFSLDEDF
- a CDS encoding ribonucleoside-diphosphate reductase subunit alpha, whose product is MFVIKRDGRKETVKFDKITARVEKLCYGLAPEYVDSIDVAKKVIQGLYDGVTTSELDNLAAETAASLTTKHPDYAQLASRIAVSNLHKNTLKSFSKTMKKLYEYVDPKTGKNAGLLGDDVWEIIKKNAEILDSTIIYDRDFAFDYFGFKTLERSYLLKVDGKIAERPQHMFMRVAVGIHKEDIDSAIKTYELMSERWFTHATPTLFNAGTPKPQMSSCFLLTMKGDSIDGIYDTLKQTAKISQSAGGIGLSIHNIRATGSYISGTNGTSNGIIPMLRVFNDTARYVDQGGGKRKGAFAIYLEPWHADVFEFLDLRKNHGKEEMRARDLFYALWMPDLFMKRVEENGDWSLFCPHEAPGLADCWGEEFEKLYEKYESENRQRKTVKAQDLWFAILDAQIETGTPYLLYKDSANRKSNQQNLGTIKSSNLCTEIIEYTAEDEVAVCNLASLALPRFVIDGKFDHKRLYDVTYQATINLNRIIDQNYYPVDEARNSNLRHRPIGLGVQGLADAFFLLRYPFESEQAQQLNKEIFETIYFASLTASKDLAITEGKYASYEGSPISKGILQYDMWNVQPSDRWDWTGLKAEIKQHGVRNSLLLAPMPTASTSQILGNNECFEPYTSNIYTRRVLSGEFVVVNKHLLKDLVELGLWDNDMKNKIIAANGSIQGIPEIPSNIKELYKTVWEIKQRTIIDMAADRGAFICQSQSLNLFVDKPSASKLTSMHFYAWKKGLKTGMYYLRTQAAAQAVQFTVEKQGGQNMVPVLPAEGGSEMEIVEGAVCTMEEGCVTCSA
- a CDS encoding TlpA disulfide reductase family protein, with product MSTCFFIWSLWMATAVTRVSPAELEARLARTDSPMVVNLWATWCAPCVEELPYFEKAAKQNPGIQFVYLSLDLDEAYPHQIESFVSKLGLSGEVWWMEESNANKYAPLIDAQWKGSLPATLFIHPGKKYRKFIQGAMDEGAVMKEVAALRD